GGGAATTCTACTACATCCACGTCTGGCGTTTCGCCGACCTATAGGCGTAGGGCTAATATTCGCGGTCTAGCAGATAGCGGCCAATCTGCTCCAGTCTAGCAGCTTTTTTGCCGAATGGCTCGAGTGCACCGAGCGCCTTCTTGGTCAGTCGTGCCGCTTCTTTTCTGGATTTCTCCAGACCAAGAATCGCCGGGTAAGTGGATTTGTCTACAGACTCGTCTTTCCCCGCTGTCTTTCCCAGGACCTCAGTAGTCTGGGTGACATCTAGAATGTCATCGATCACCTGGAATGCGAGGCCTAGGTTATAGCCAAAGGTGGTGAGAGCTTCTAGCTTGGCAGGAGTAGCATTGGCTGTCATGGCGCCAAGGCGGATGGAGCTTGTGAGCAATGCGGCGGTTTTTGCCTCGTGAATACGGATGAGCTGCTGCTTGTTGAGCTGTTGGCCTTCACCTTCAAGATCAAGGACCTGACCACCAATCAGTTTCTTACTGCCACCGGTCTCAGCCAGTTCCTTCACATAGTCGCCGACATTGTAGCGTTTGGTTGCTGGAGTGTTGGCGAGCATGATGAATGCCTCAGTGAGCAGGGCATCTCCCGTGAGAACGGCGATGCCTTCACCGAAGACTTTGTGGCTTGTCGGCCTGCCGCGGCGGAGATCGTCATCATCCATGCATGGAAGGTCATCATGAACCAGTGAATAAGTATGAAGGACCTCTACAGCACAAGCTGGGAGAAGCGCTTTTTCGCTGTCACCACCACAGGCTTCTGCAGCTGCGAGACAGAGAATAGGACGCAGGCGTTTGCCTCCGGCGAACACGCTGTAGCGCATCGCCTTGTGGATGGTCTGTGGGCGAGCGGACTCCCTGGGAAGCTGACGCTTCAGCTCGGAGTCCACACGCTTTTGCGCCGCCTTTAGCCAGTCTTTGAGGTCGCTCATGATATCTGCTTAGATAAGCTCAGCGATTTGAACTGCATTCAAAGCTGCACCCTTGCGCACTTGGTCACCTACGACCCAGAGAGCGAGCGCATTATCCAGAACATTGTCCTTACGGATACGGCCTACCAGACAGTCGTCCTTATTGGTCGTATCCAGAGGGACTGGGTAAAGAGCTTCATCTGGATTGTCCTTGGCTGCGATGCCTGGATAGCCAGCAAATACTGCACGAGCTTCCTCTACATCCACAG
The sequence above is drawn from the Rubritalea squalenifaciens DSM 18772 genome and encodes:
- a CDS encoding polyprenyl synthetase family protein, translating into MSDLKDWLKAAQKRVDSELKRQLPRESARPQTIHKAMRYSVFAGGKRLRPILCLAAAEACGGDSEKALLPACAVEVLHTYSLVHDDLPCMDDDDLRRGRPTSHKVFGEGIAVLTGDALLTEAFIMLANTPATKRYNVGDYVKELAETGGSKKLIGGQVLDLEGEGQQLNKQQLIRIHEAKTAALLTSSIRLGAMTANATPAKLEALTTFGYNLGLAFQVIDDILDVTQTTEVLGKTAGKDESVDKSTYPAILGLEKSRKEAARLTKKALGALEPFGKKAARLEQIGRYLLDREY